The Vespa velutina chromosome 22, iVesVel2.1, whole genome shotgun sequence genome includes a window with the following:
- the LOC124956612 gene encoding putative small proline-rich protein 5, protein MSCQSSCGEARRTSTLPPPCCHIRPAPFCCPKDGCPPMQQCPPKRCCPPPPTCLPLICRERPCPPPPPPTVCVAGPCPIRPCRVKYECPTPKIEPPPSCVRFCIRCTCEGSTYAPCYFSSLPMCPRIDCC, encoded by the exons atgtcttGTCAGAGTAGCTGTGGAGAGGCAAGGCGTACGAGCACTTTACCCCCGCCGTGCTGTCATATAAGACCAGCGCCGTTTTGCTGTCCAAAGGATGGTTGTCCACCGATGCAGCAGTGTCCACCTAAGCGATGCTGCCCTCCTCCTCCCACGTGCTTGCCATTA ATCTGCAGAGAACGGCCTTGTCctccaccaccgccaccgACCGTATGCGTAGCGGGACCATGTCCGATACGACCCTGTCGAGTAAAATACGAATGTCCGACACCTAAAATAGAACCACCACCGTCTTGTGTTCGATTCTGCATACGCTGCACGTGCGAGGGATCAACTTATGCTCCTTGCTACTTTTCAAGTCTCCCGATGTGTCCGCGTATCGATTGCTGTTAA
- the LOC124956595 gene encoding protein numb isoform X1, with protein MGNHPSAHQPLERATSHAGNGLRLSKRERSPGKRMDRLRRSFRDSFRRRKDPHVPESSKPHQWQADESAVRSATCAFHVKYLGCVEVFESRGMQVCEEALKVLRNSRRRPVRAVLHVSGDGLRVVEDETKGLIVDQTIEKVSFCAPDRNHEKGFSYICRDGTTRRWMCHGFLALKESGERLSHAVGCAFAACLERKQRRDKECGVTMTFDSKTSTFTRSGSFRQPSLTERLQDTRERAVDVPPVKQVYNPFAIERPHATPSMLERQGSFRGFTQLNQASPFKRQLSLRVNDLPSNLERTRSHSLEPTDLSRMPSTIQHIVPLKPPEYEGYDEVSPIPEISPGGQDSVSAMCQQLSHGLSLLSSSDDFGPLPSQATTSSVAKQLFMNTNNTPPVTSSSSLDDMKLQNGPNLNNNNNNDKNEDLANLNDVKPSWQESSPSPILAVNPRLTPVLNKASNLSPILPRTSTATPVVMSTPASSVGVFGTPTAASPAFSTASTSSLGSTSTAVAVNKSTIPVNNQLNKVATPRSISPSASVASVSSSLSTAVASDVSGMCPITIPTTPVQAVAAAGTLPKPEQWLGSITGAVPVSTAPQSTSSVSQQASTTSPRRAPPLHARALSLGSAAMSGQASRGGPSDPFDAEWAEIAARNLRQSATTTNPFVVPNATQAFQVQL; from the exons atgggAAACCACCCGTCCGCCCACCAGCCGCTCGAGAGGGCTACCAGCCATGCTGGAAATGGTCTTCGTCTCTCG AAGCGCGAGAGATCGCCGGGAAAGAGGATGGACCGGTTGCGGAGGAGCTTTCGAGACAGCTTCCGACGACGAAAAGATCCTCACGTACCGGAATCAAGTAAACCTCACCAATGGCAAGCAGACGAGAGTGCAGTACGTTCCGCTACCTGCGCTTTTCACGTTAAG TACTTAGGATGCGTCGAGGTGTTCGAGTCGAGAGGAATGCAGGTTTGTGAGGAGGCTTTGAAGGTGCTCAGG aatTCCAGAAGAAGGCCGGTACGCGCAGTCCTTCATGTGTCCGGCGATGGACTGCGTGTGGTCGAGGATGAGACGAAGGGATTGATCGTCGACCAAACGATtgagaaagtttctttttgtGCTCCAGATCGGAATCACGAAAAAGGCTTTAGCTATATCTGCAGGGATGGTACGACCAGACGGTGGATGTGTCATGGATTTTTGGCGTTAAAGGAGTCG GGTGAAAGATTGAGTCACGCTGTTGGATGTGCGTTTGCCGCGTGCTTGGAGAGAAAGCAACGTAGAGACAAAGAGTGCGGTGTAACTATGACGTTTGATTCAAAGACGTCGACCTTTACGAGAAGCGGTAGCTTCAGGCAACCGAGTCTTACCGAAAGATTGCAGGATACGCGTGAGCGTGCTGTAG ATGTTCCTCCGGTGAAGCAGGTGTACAACCCCTTCGCTATTGAGAGACCCCATGCCACGCCTTCTATGTTAGAACGACAAGGATCCTTCAGGGGTTTTACTCAATTGAATCAAGCGTCTCCATTTAAAAGACAGCTCAGTTTACGCGTAAACGATCTTCCTAGTAACCTCGAGCGTACACGCAGTCACAGTCTTGAACCTACGGATTTATCGCGAATGCCATCGACCATACAGCACATCGTACCTTTGAAACCTCCAG AGTACGAAGGATATGACGAAG TGAGCCCAATACCGGAAATATCGCCAGGTGGACAGGATAGCGTCTCTGCGATGTGCCAACAGTTGTCCCATGGACTTTCCTTGCTTTCGAGCAGCGACGATTTTGGACCATTGCCTTCCCAAGCCACAACCAGTTCGGTCGCGAAGCAACTTTTCATGAATACGAACAATACTCCTCCCG TAACGAGTAGCAGCTCGCTGGACGACATGAAATTACAAAACGGGCCGAAtcttaacaacaataacaacaacgacaagAATGAGGATCTCGCGAATTTGAACGACGTGAAACCAAGTTGGCAGGAGTCATCCCCTTCGCCGATTCTCGCGGTGAATCCTAGGCTGACGCCTGTCCTAAATAAGGCCAGCAATTTAAGTCCCATTCTTCCGAGGACAAGCACAGCCACTCCTGTGGTGATGAGTACACCCGCGTCTAGCGTAGGTGTATTTGGGACGCCTACAGCGGCCAGTCCCGCATTTAGCACGGCCTCTACCTCTTCCCTCGGGAGTACTTCTACAGCGGTGGCGGTGAACAAATCGACGATTCCAGTCAATAATCAATTAAACAAAGTTGCAACACCAAGGAGCATCTCTCCTAGCGCCAGTGTAGCTTCGGTTTCTTCCTCGTTGTCCACAGCCGTGGCCAGTGATGTCTCTGGGATGTGTCCGATTACTATTCCTACGACTCCG GTTCAGGCGGTAGCAGCAGCAGGTACTCTCCCAAAGCCCGAACAATGGTTAGGTAGTATAACAGGAGCAGTGCCGGTATCGACGGCGCCGCAATCGACCTCCTCTGTATCGCAGCAAGCTTCGACCACCAGTCCACGAAGAGCACCGCCATTACATGCAagggctctctctctcggctCGGCCGCAATGAGCGGTCAAGCGAGTAGAGGAGGTCCTTCCGATCCTTTCGATGCCGAATGGGCGGAAATCGCAGCTAGGAATCTTCGACAgtcggcgacgacgacgaatccATTTGTCGTTCCTAACGCTACTCAGGCCTTCCAGGTGCAATTGTAG
- the LOC124956595 gene encoding protein numb isoform X2, protein MGNHPSAHQPLERATSHAGNGLRLSKRERSPGKRMDRLRRSFRDSFRRRKDPHVPESSKPHQWQADESAVRSATCAFHVKYLGCVEVFESRGMQVCEEALKVLRNSRRRPVRAVLHVSGDGLRVVEDETKGLIVDQTIEKVSFCAPDRNHEKGFSYICRDGTTRRWMCHGFLALKESGERLSHAVGCAFAACLERKQRRDKECGVTMTFDSKTSTFTRSGSFRQPSLTERLQDTRERAVDVPPVKQVYNPFAIERPHATPSMLERQGSFRGFTQLNQASPFKRQLSLRVNDLPSNLERTRSHSLEPTDLSRMPSTIQHIVPLKPPVSPIPEISPGGQDSVSAMCQQLSHGLSLLSSSDDFGPLPSQATTSSVAKQLFMNTNNTPPVTSSSSLDDMKLQNGPNLNNNNNNDKNEDLANLNDVKPSWQESSPSPILAVNPRLTPVLNKASNLSPILPRTSTATPVVMSTPASSVGVFGTPTAASPAFSTASTSSLGSTSTAVAVNKSTIPVNNQLNKVATPRSISPSASVASVSSSLSTAVASDVSGMCPITIPTTPVQAVAAAGTLPKPEQWLGSITGAVPVSTAPQSTSSVSQQASTTSPRRAPPLHARALSLGSAAMSGQASRGGPSDPFDAEWAEIAARNLRQSATTTNPFVVPNATQAFQVQL, encoded by the exons atgggAAACCACCCGTCCGCCCACCAGCCGCTCGAGAGGGCTACCAGCCATGCTGGAAATGGTCTTCGTCTCTCG AAGCGCGAGAGATCGCCGGGAAAGAGGATGGACCGGTTGCGGAGGAGCTTTCGAGACAGCTTCCGACGACGAAAAGATCCTCACGTACCGGAATCAAGTAAACCTCACCAATGGCAAGCAGACGAGAGTGCAGTACGTTCCGCTACCTGCGCTTTTCACGTTAAG TACTTAGGATGCGTCGAGGTGTTCGAGTCGAGAGGAATGCAGGTTTGTGAGGAGGCTTTGAAGGTGCTCAGG aatTCCAGAAGAAGGCCGGTACGCGCAGTCCTTCATGTGTCCGGCGATGGACTGCGTGTGGTCGAGGATGAGACGAAGGGATTGATCGTCGACCAAACGATtgagaaagtttctttttgtGCTCCAGATCGGAATCACGAAAAAGGCTTTAGCTATATCTGCAGGGATGGTACGACCAGACGGTGGATGTGTCATGGATTTTTGGCGTTAAAGGAGTCG GGTGAAAGATTGAGTCACGCTGTTGGATGTGCGTTTGCCGCGTGCTTGGAGAGAAAGCAACGTAGAGACAAAGAGTGCGGTGTAACTATGACGTTTGATTCAAAGACGTCGACCTTTACGAGAAGCGGTAGCTTCAGGCAACCGAGTCTTACCGAAAGATTGCAGGATACGCGTGAGCGTGCTGTAG ATGTTCCTCCGGTGAAGCAGGTGTACAACCCCTTCGCTATTGAGAGACCCCATGCCACGCCTTCTATGTTAGAACGACAAGGATCCTTCAGGGGTTTTACTCAATTGAATCAAGCGTCTCCATTTAAAAGACAGCTCAGTTTACGCGTAAACGATCTTCCTAGTAACCTCGAGCGTACACGCAGTCACAGTCTTGAACCTACGGATTTATCGCGAATGCCATCGACCATACAGCACATCGTACCTTTGAAACCTCCAG TGAGCCCAATACCGGAAATATCGCCAGGTGGACAGGATAGCGTCTCTGCGATGTGCCAACAGTTGTCCCATGGACTTTCCTTGCTTTCGAGCAGCGACGATTTTGGACCATTGCCTTCCCAAGCCACAACCAGTTCGGTCGCGAAGCAACTTTTCATGAATACGAACAATACTCCTCCCG TAACGAGTAGCAGCTCGCTGGACGACATGAAATTACAAAACGGGCCGAAtcttaacaacaataacaacaacgacaagAATGAGGATCTCGCGAATTTGAACGACGTGAAACCAAGTTGGCAGGAGTCATCCCCTTCGCCGATTCTCGCGGTGAATCCTAGGCTGACGCCTGTCCTAAATAAGGCCAGCAATTTAAGTCCCATTCTTCCGAGGACAAGCACAGCCACTCCTGTGGTGATGAGTACACCCGCGTCTAGCGTAGGTGTATTTGGGACGCCTACAGCGGCCAGTCCCGCATTTAGCACGGCCTCTACCTCTTCCCTCGGGAGTACTTCTACAGCGGTGGCGGTGAACAAATCGACGATTCCAGTCAATAATCAATTAAACAAAGTTGCAACACCAAGGAGCATCTCTCCTAGCGCCAGTGTAGCTTCGGTTTCTTCCTCGTTGTCCACAGCCGTGGCCAGTGATGTCTCTGGGATGTGTCCGATTACTATTCCTACGACTCCG GTTCAGGCGGTAGCAGCAGCAGGTACTCTCCCAAAGCCCGAACAATGGTTAGGTAGTATAACAGGAGCAGTGCCGGTATCGACGGCGCCGCAATCGACCTCCTCTGTATCGCAGCAAGCTTCGACCACCAGTCCACGAAGAGCACCGCCATTACATGCAagggctctctctctcggctCGGCCGCAATGAGCGGTCAAGCGAGTAGAGGAGGTCCTTCCGATCCTTTCGATGCCGAATGGGCGGAAATCGCAGCTAGGAATCTTCGACAgtcggcgacgacgacgaatccATTTGTCGTTCCTAACGCTACTCAGGCCTTCCAGGTGCAATTGTAG
- the LOC124956595 gene encoding protein numb isoform X3, whose product MDRLRRSFRDSFRRRKDPHVPESSKPHQWQADESAVRSATCAFHVKYLGCVEVFESRGMQVCEEALKVLRNSRRRPVRAVLHVSGDGLRVVEDETKGLIVDQTIEKVSFCAPDRNHEKGFSYICRDGTTRRWMCHGFLALKESGERLSHAVGCAFAACLERKQRRDKECGVTMTFDSKTSTFTRSGSFRQPSLTERLQDTRERAVDVPPVKQVYNPFAIERPHATPSMLERQGSFRGFTQLNQASPFKRQLSLRVNDLPSNLERTRSHSLEPTDLSRMPSTIQHIVPLKPPEYEGYDEVSPIPEISPGGQDSVSAMCQQLSHGLSLLSSSDDFGPLPSQATTSSVAKQLFMNTNNTPPVTSSSSLDDMKLQNGPNLNNNNNNDKNEDLANLNDVKPSWQESSPSPILAVNPRLTPVLNKASNLSPILPRTSTATPVVMSTPASSVGVFGTPTAASPAFSTASTSSLGSTSTAVAVNKSTIPVNNQLNKVATPRSISPSASVASVSSSLSTAVASDVSGMCPITIPTTPVQAVAAAGTLPKPEQWLGSITGAVPVSTAPQSTSSVSQQASTTSPRRAPPLHARALSLGSAAMSGQASRGGPSDPFDAEWAEIAARNLRQSATTTNPFVVPNATQAFQVQL is encoded by the exons ATGGACCGGTTGCGGAGGAGCTTTCGAGACAGCTTCCGACGACGAAAAGATCCTCACGTACCGGAATCAAGTAAACCTCACCAATGGCAAGCAGACGAGAGTGCAGTACGTTCCGCTACCTGCGCTTTTCACGTTAAG TACTTAGGATGCGTCGAGGTGTTCGAGTCGAGAGGAATGCAGGTTTGTGAGGAGGCTTTGAAGGTGCTCAGG aatTCCAGAAGAAGGCCGGTACGCGCAGTCCTTCATGTGTCCGGCGATGGACTGCGTGTGGTCGAGGATGAGACGAAGGGATTGATCGTCGACCAAACGATtgagaaagtttctttttgtGCTCCAGATCGGAATCACGAAAAAGGCTTTAGCTATATCTGCAGGGATGGTACGACCAGACGGTGGATGTGTCATGGATTTTTGGCGTTAAAGGAGTCG GGTGAAAGATTGAGTCACGCTGTTGGATGTGCGTTTGCCGCGTGCTTGGAGAGAAAGCAACGTAGAGACAAAGAGTGCGGTGTAACTATGACGTTTGATTCAAAGACGTCGACCTTTACGAGAAGCGGTAGCTTCAGGCAACCGAGTCTTACCGAAAGATTGCAGGATACGCGTGAGCGTGCTGTAG ATGTTCCTCCGGTGAAGCAGGTGTACAACCCCTTCGCTATTGAGAGACCCCATGCCACGCCTTCTATGTTAGAACGACAAGGATCCTTCAGGGGTTTTACTCAATTGAATCAAGCGTCTCCATTTAAAAGACAGCTCAGTTTACGCGTAAACGATCTTCCTAGTAACCTCGAGCGTACACGCAGTCACAGTCTTGAACCTACGGATTTATCGCGAATGCCATCGACCATACAGCACATCGTACCTTTGAAACCTCCAG AGTACGAAGGATATGACGAAG TGAGCCCAATACCGGAAATATCGCCAGGTGGACAGGATAGCGTCTCTGCGATGTGCCAACAGTTGTCCCATGGACTTTCCTTGCTTTCGAGCAGCGACGATTTTGGACCATTGCCTTCCCAAGCCACAACCAGTTCGGTCGCGAAGCAACTTTTCATGAATACGAACAATACTCCTCCCG TAACGAGTAGCAGCTCGCTGGACGACATGAAATTACAAAACGGGCCGAAtcttaacaacaataacaacaacgacaagAATGAGGATCTCGCGAATTTGAACGACGTGAAACCAAGTTGGCAGGAGTCATCCCCTTCGCCGATTCTCGCGGTGAATCCTAGGCTGACGCCTGTCCTAAATAAGGCCAGCAATTTAAGTCCCATTCTTCCGAGGACAAGCACAGCCACTCCTGTGGTGATGAGTACACCCGCGTCTAGCGTAGGTGTATTTGGGACGCCTACAGCGGCCAGTCCCGCATTTAGCACGGCCTCTACCTCTTCCCTCGGGAGTACTTCTACAGCGGTGGCGGTGAACAAATCGACGATTCCAGTCAATAATCAATTAAACAAAGTTGCAACACCAAGGAGCATCTCTCCTAGCGCCAGTGTAGCTTCGGTTTCTTCCTCGTTGTCCACAGCCGTGGCCAGTGATGTCTCTGGGATGTGTCCGATTACTATTCCTACGACTCCG GTTCAGGCGGTAGCAGCAGCAGGTACTCTCCCAAAGCCCGAACAATGGTTAGGTAGTATAACAGGAGCAGTGCCGGTATCGACGGCGCCGCAATCGACCTCCTCTGTATCGCAGCAAGCTTCGACCACCAGTCCACGAAGAGCACCGCCATTACATGCAagggctctctctctcggctCGGCCGCAATGAGCGGTCAAGCGAGTAGAGGAGGTCCTTCCGATCCTTTCGATGCCGAATGGGCGGAAATCGCAGCTAGGAATCTTCGACAgtcggcgacgacgacgaatccATTTGTCGTTCCTAACGCTACTCAGGCCTTCCAGGTGCAATTGTAG
- the LOC124956605 gene encoding uncharacterized protein LOC124956605 isoform X2, translating to MAKLIIFLCLLVTIVCVLPTQAGVFDNRINQAQDNLVKMINGAIELFQKEVNAIVEKALDYVNELKEQGEDLMIIIQKNVDDALTKVEERINELIKGISNEVDVSECKNMAEQIKDTGLTILTNASYCVTKKIDQATEYIQNINEMSNNFTNSLLEMNEKGTECMKDMKFPIRTLNCLASIMTRTTITTSMNMPVVIADLTKITSSISLVLSSFSVCSAFSTIDVLLNNTVLPSMEACVNEKISAF from the exons ATGGCGAaacttattattttcctttgccTCCTCGTAACCATTGTTTgt GTTCTCCCGACACAGGCTGGTGTATTTGATAATAGAATCAATCAAGCTCAAGACAACCTTGTTAAAATGATCAATGGCGCCATAGAACTTTTCCAGAAAGAAGTAAACGCGATCGTTGAAAAGGCGCTTGATTACGTGAATGAATTGAAGGAACAAGGCGAGGACCtcatgataataattcagAAAAATGTCGACGATGCACTGACAAAA GTAGAAGAAAGGATCAACGAATTAATCAAAGGGATCTCGAATGAAGTCGACGTCAGCGAGTGCAAGAATATGGCAGAACAGATTAAGGACACTGGCTTGACGATTTTAACCAATGCAAGCTATTGCGTAACCAAGAAGATCGATCAGGCCACCGAATACATTCAGAATATCAATGAGATGTCGAATAATTTTACCAACTCACTTCTTGAAATGAACGAGAAAGGGACTGAATGCATGAAGGACATGAAATTTCCTATAAGGACTCTCAATTGTTTGGCCTCG ATCATGACGCGTACCACTATAACTACATCTATGAATATGCCCGTTGTGATAGCCGACCTGACGAAAATAACATCCTCCATTAGCTTGGTTCTATCATCTTTCAGTGTTTGTTCCGCCTTTAGTACCATCGATGTCCTTTTAAACAATACCGTCTTGCCTTCGATGGAAGCTTGCGTCAACGAGAAAATTAGCGCATTTTGA
- the LOC124956605 gene encoding uncharacterized protein LOC124956605 isoform X1 has protein sequence MKMAEEVKLERTVSSDVSSWKVLPTQAGVFDNRINQAQDNLVKMINGAIELFQKEVNAIVEKALDYVNELKEQGEDLMIIIQKNVDDALTKVEERINELIKGISNEVDVSECKNMAEQIKDTGLTILTNASYCVTKKIDQATEYIQNINEMSNNFTNSLLEMNEKGTECMKDMKFPIRTLNCLASIMTRTTITTSMNMPVVIADLTKITSSISLVLSSFSVCSAFSTIDVLLNNTVLPSMEACVNEKISAF, from the exons GTTCTCCCGACACAGGCTGGTGTATTTGATAATAGAATCAATCAAGCTCAAGACAACCTTGTTAAAATGATCAATGGCGCCATAGAACTTTTCCAGAAAGAAGTAAACGCGATCGTTGAAAAGGCGCTTGATTACGTGAATGAATTGAAGGAACAAGGCGAGGACCtcatgataataattcagAAAAATGTCGACGATGCACTGACAAAA GTAGAAGAAAGGATCAACGAATTAATCAAAGGGATCTCGAATGAAGTCGACGTCAGCGAGTGCAAGAATATGGCAGAACAGATTAAGGACACTGGCTTGACGATTTTAACCAATGCAAGCTATTGCGTAACCAAGAAGATCGATCAGGCCACCGAATACATTCAGAATATCAATGAGATGTCGAATAATTTTACCAACTCACTTCTTGAAATGAACGAGAAAGGGACTGAATGCATGAAGGACATGAAATTTCCTATAAGGACTCTCAATTGTTTGGCCTCG ATCATGACGCGTACCACTATAACTACATCTATGAATATGCCCGTTGTGATAGCCGACCTGACGAAAATAACATCCTCCATTAGCTTGGTTCTATCATCTTTCAGTGTTTGTTCCGCCTTTAGTACCATCGATGTCCTTTTAAACAATACCGTCTTGCCTTCGATGGAAGCTTGCGTCAACGAGAAAATTAGCGCATTTTGA
- the LOC124956605 gene encoding uncharacterized protein LOC124956605 isoform X3 produces the protein MINGAIELFQKEVNAIVEKALDYVNELKEQGEDLMIIIQKNVDDALTKVEERINELIKGISNEVDVSECKNMAEQIKDTGLTILTNASYCVTKKIDQATEYIQNINEMSNNFTNSLLEMNEKGTECMKDMKFPIRTLNCLASIMTRTTITTSMNMPVVIADLTKITSSISLVLSSFSVCSAFSTIDVLLNNTVLPSMEACVNEKISAF, from the exons ATGATCAATGGCGCCATAGAACTTTTCCAGAAAGAAGTAAACGCGATCGTTGAAAAGGCGCTTGATTACGTGAATGAATTGAAGGAACAAGGCGAGGACCtcatgataataattcagAAAAATGTCGACGATGCACTGACAAAA GTAGAAGAAAGGATCAACGAATTAATCAAAGGGATCTCGAATGAAGTCGACGTCAGCGAGTGCAAGAATATGGCAGAACAGATTAAGGACACTGGCTTGACGATTTTAACCAATGCAAGCTATTGCGTAACCAAGAAGATCGATCAGGCCACCGAATACATTCAGAATATCAATGAGATGTCGAATAATTTTACCAACTCACTTCTTGAAATGAACGAGAAAGGGACTGAATGCATGAAGGACATGAAATTTCCTATAAGGACTCTCAATTGTTTGGCCTCG ATCATGACGCGTACCACTATAACTACATCTATGAATATGCCCGTTGTGATAGCCGACCTGACGAAAATAACATCCTCCATTAGCTTGGTTCTATCATCTTTCAGTGTTTGTTCCGCCTTTAGTACCATCGATGTCCTTTTAAACAATACCGTCTTGCCTTCGATGGAAGCTTGCGTCAACGAGAAAATTAGCGCATTTTGA